From the Amycolatopsis thermoflava N1165 genome, one window contains:
- a CDS encoding GNAT family N-acetyltransferase: MRLETDRLILRPLTPADADLVADLNSDPEVMRYLGDAAAGDVAGREGYFAAVEKASGEFTGWFEFRPLGGGEVELGYRLRRRFWGRGYATEGARALIARGFAEGGVERVVAFTMAVNTGSRRVMEKSGLRYVRTFHEDWPDPLPGAEHGDVEYALAKDDWIRQHGLP; this comes from the coding sequence GTGCGCCTGGAGACCGACCGGCTGATCCTGCGGCCCCTCACGCCCGCCGACGCGGACCTCGTGGCCGACCTGAACAGCGACCCCGAGGTCATGCGTTACCTGGGCGACGCCGCCGCCGGGGACGTGGCCGGGCGGGAGGGGTACTTCGCCGCGGTCGAGAAGGCGAGCGGCGAGTTCACCGGCTGGTTCGAGTTCCGCCCGCTCGGCGGCGGCGAGGTGGAACTCGGCTACCGGTTGCGGCGGCGGTTCTGGGGCCGCGGCTACGCGACCGAGGGCGCGCGGGCGCTGATCGCCCGGGGGTTCGCCGAGGGCGGGGTCGAGCGGGTCGTGGCGTTCACCATGGCCGTGAACACCGGGTCGCGGCGGGTGATGGAGAAGTCCGGTTTGCGGTACGTGCGCACGTTCCACGAGGACTGGCCGGACCCGCTTCCGGGGGCCGAACACGGTGACGTCGAGTACGCTCTGGCCAAGGACGATTGGATACGACAGCACGGACTGCCATGA
- a CDS encoding J domain-containing protein: MRGEGYYDLLGVDRRASTSEIKSAYRQRARSAHPDAGGSPDEFQALRQAYEVLVDPLQRAAYDRALDRAAATSSPVRARRPGRKLGEDPSFTAELPVLDPDALEWWDAAREKARTGDRAAPGHAPAALLLAWLLLVVLPIMAGALAVAVWLVLASAVAIWLVRQHREMARAERAVDDEFGGTVVFGAPGSEPDQWGERLTAELLERYLTRLPGARIFHGLAWPGSVFADIDHAVLAGRRLVLIESKTWLPGHYAADEYGELWRDNRRFRGGATQLPEALDAFRALLPGAEIRGALIVYPSRTGEITTDEDFDVPAPPMTPDQFVQVIGDWLAAEPARVDVRLLRKVRAQVV; the protein is encoded by the coding sequence GTGCGTGGCGAGGGCTACTACGACCTGCTCGGGGTGGACCGGCGTGCCTCGACGTCGGAGATCAAGTCCGCGTACCGGCAGCGGGCGCGCTCCGCGCACCCGGACGCCGGTGGTTCGCCCGACGAGTTCCAGGCGTTGCGGCAGGCCTACGAGGTGCTGGTGGACCCGTTGCAGCGCGCGGCGTACGACCGGGCGCTGGATCGTGCGGCCGCGACCTCGTCGCCGGTGCGGGCGCGGCGGCCGGGGCGGAAGCTGGGTGAGGACCCGAGTTTCACGGCCGAGTTGCCGGTGCTGGACCCGGATGCGCTGGAGTGGTGGGACGCGGCTCGGGAGAAGGCGCGGACCGGGGACCGGGCGGCGCCTGGGCACGCTCCGGCGGCGTTGTTGCTGGCGTGGTTGCTGCTGGTGGTGCTGCCGATCATGGCGGGCGCGCTGGCTGTCGCGGTGTGGCTGGTGCTGGCGTCGGCGGTGGCGATCTGGTTGGTGCGGCAGCACCGGGAGATGGCGCGGGCCGAGCGCGCGGTGGATGACGAGTTCGGTGGCACGGTCGTGTTCGGCGCGCCCGGTTCGGAGCCGGACCAGTGGGGCGAGCGGTTGACGGCGGAGCTGCTGGAGCGGTACCTGACCCGGTTGCCGGGGGCGCGGATCTTCCATGGGCTGGCTTGGCCGGGTTCGGTGTTCGCCGACATCGATCACGCTGTGCTCGCGGGGCGGCGGCTGGTGTTGATCGAGTCGAAGACGTGGTTGCCCGGGCACTACGCGGCTGACGAGTACGGGGAGCTGTGGCGGGACAACCGTCGTTTCCGCGGCGGGGCGACGCAGCTGCCGGAGGCTCTCGACGCCTTCCGCGCGTTGTTGCCGGGCGCGGAGATCCGGGGCGCGTTGATCGTGTACCCGAGCCGGACGGGCGAGATCACCACCGACGAGGACTTCGACGTGCCCGCGCCGCCGATGACGCCGGACCAGTTCGTGCAGGTGATCGGCGACTGGCTGGCCGCCGAGCCGGCGCGCGTGGACGTGCGGCTGCTGCGCAAGGTGCGCGCACAGGTCGTCTAG
- a CDS encoding DUF2237 family protein, whose translation MTTDRNVLGGELEPCGTDPMTGFYRDGCCTTGDDDLGSHTVCTVVTKEFLEYQRGVGNDLSTPRPEYGFPGLQPGDRWCVVAARWLQAFEAGVAAPVVLASTHERALDVVPLEALQRHAVDVPADPSSLT comes from the coding sequence ATGACGACCGATCGCAATGTTCTGGGCGGCGAACTCGAGCCCTGCGGCACCGATCCGATGACGGGTTTCTACCGGGACGGGTGCTGCACCACCGGTGACGACGACCTCGGCAGTCACACGGTGTGCACCGTGGTGACCAAGGAGTTCCTGGAGTACCAGCGCGGGGTCGGCAACGACCTGTCCACGCCGCGCCCGGAGTACGGCTTCCCCGGGTTGCAGCCCGGTGACCGCTGGTGCGTGGTTGCCGCGCGGTGGCTGCAGGCGTTCGAGGCGGGGGTGGCCGCGCCGGTGGTGCTGGCGTCCACGCACGAGCGGGCGCTGGACGTCGTGCCGTTGGAGGCGCTGCAGCGGCACGCGGTGGACGTGCCGGCGGACCCTAGTTCGCTGACCTGA
- a CDS encoding UGSC family (seleno)protein, whose product MVEAILDPTGGRRAVAQGAAVLTPNRLKLAGATIGLLENTKKNAAPFLAELGRLLVERHGAAGVVARTKAAFAMPIPEEQLAELARTCDAVITGVGDCGSCSASAVADGIAFERHGIPAAVICSDAFIVTADAMAGMRDATGYRYVVTPHPVAVLGPDEVRKRAEEALDDVVAILTSVAS is encoded by the coding sequence ATGGTTGAGGCCATACTCGATCCGACGGGCGGACGGCGCGCCGTCGCACAGGGCGCCGCGGTGCTCACGCCGAACCGGCTCAAGCTGGCCGGCGCGACGATCGGGCTGCTGGAGAACACCAAGAAGAACGCGGCGCCGTTCCTCGCCGAACTGGGCAGGCTGCTCGTCGAGCGGCACGGCGCGGCCGGGGTGGTCGCCCGCACCAAGGCCGCGTTCGCCATGCCGATCCCCGAGGAGCAGCTGGCGGAGCTGGCCAGGACCTGCGACGCGGTGATCACCGGCGTCGGCGACTGCGGCTCGTGCAGCGCTTCCGCGGTCGCGGACGGGATCGCGTTCGAACGCCACGGCATCCCGGCGGCGGTGATCTGCAGCGACGCGTTCATCGTGACGGCCGACGCGATGGCCGGGATGCGTGACGCGACCGGTTACCGCTACGTCGTCACGCCGCACCCGGTGGCGGTGCTCGGGCCGGACGAGGTCCGCAAGCGCGCCGAGGAGGCGCTCGACGACGTCGTCGCGATCCTGACCTCGGTGGCGTCGTGA
- a CDS encoding SDR family NAD(P)-dependent oxidoreductase, with the protein MTGDPLAAAGPVWMAGRRAIVSGGGLSGSAGGVGYAVSRLFAAQGARVAVLDRDPAAGKRTVADIEADGGEAIFIQADLTRDEDCEHAVAATAEEFGGVDALVNSAASGDRAGVFDVTPERWDELIALNLKTAWMMTRHAAEAMTGGGAVVNISSAAVTAAGPGTVYGIGKAGVEHFTQGAASTLGPRGIRVNCVRVGAIWSSMAARDLPEEMRELRAKGVALQTEGTGWDIAYAALFLASDRARWVSGAVLPVDGGGPHRAGFPSRSADAARNR; encoded by the coding sequence ATGACCGGTGACCCACTGGCCGCGGCGGGTCCAGTGTGGATGGCCGGCCGCCGCGCGATCGTCAGCGGCGGCGGGCTGTCCGGTTCGGCGGGCGGCGTCGGCTACGCGGTGAGCCGCCTGTTCGCCGCGCAGGGCGCCCGGGTGGCGGTGCTGGACCGCGATCCGGCCGCGGGCAAGCGGACGGTGGCCGACATCGAGGCCGACGGCGGGGAGGCGATCTTCATCCAGGCCGACCTGACCCGGGACGAGGACTGCGAGCACGCCGTCGCCGCCACCGCCGAGGAGTTCGGCGGCGTGGACGCGCTGGTCAACAGCGCCGCCTCGGGAGATCGCGCCGGGGTCTTCGACGTCACGCCGGAACGGTGGGACGAGCTGATCGCGCTCAACCTCAAGACCGCCTGGATGATGACGCGCCACGCGGCGGAAGCGATGACCGGCGGCGGGGCGGTCGTGAACATCTCGTCCGCGGCGGTCACCGCGGCCGGGCCCGGCACGGTGTACGGCATCGGCAAGGCCGGTGTGGAGCACTTCACGCAGGGCGCCGCCTCGACGCTCGGACCGCGGGGGATCCGGGTCAACTGCGTGCGGGTCGGCGCGATCTGGTCCTCGATGGCGGCGCGCGACCTGCCCGAGGAGATGCGGGAGCTGCGGGCGAAGGGCGTGGCGCTGCAGACGGAGGGCACCGGGTGGGACATCGCGTACGCCGCGTTGTTCCTGGCCAGCGACCGCGCCCGGTGGGTGTCGGGCGCGGTCCTGCCGGTCGACGGAGGCGGCCCGCACCGCGCAGGCTTCCCGAGCCGCTCCGCCGACGCCGCCCGCAACCGCTAG
- a CDS encoding TIGR03667 family PPOX class F420-dependent oxidoreductase, translating into MADGVLPDPSSPFGQRVRERLEHERVVWFTTTGADGTPQPNPVWFVWDDGGFLIYNAAHAKRLSHVQERPQVALHFNSNEQGGDIVVFRGLAHPADTQPPAHENPAYVAKYGEAMESISGSLEAFSKAYPQALRVQVNAVRGY; encoded by the coding sequence ATGGCAGATGGCGTTCTTCCCGACCCGTCCAGCCCGTTCGGGCAGCGGGTACGCGAACGGCTCGAGCACGAGCGGGTCGTCTGGTTCACGACAACCGGCGCCGACGGCACCCCGCAGCCGAACCCGGTGTGGTTCGTGTGGGACGACGGCGGGTTCCTGATCTACAACGCCGCGCACGCCAAACGGCTGTCCCACGTCCAGGAGCGGCCGCAGGTGGCGCTCCACTTCAACAGCAACGAGCAGGGCGGGGACATCGTGGTGTTCCGCGGCCTGGCCCACCCGGCCGACACACAACCCCCGGCCCACGAGAACCCCGCTTACGTAGCCAAGTACGGCGAAGCGATGGAGTCGATCAGCGGCAGCCTGGAGGCGTTCTCGAAGGCGTATCCGCAGGCACTGCGCGTGCAGGTGAACGCGGTACGCGGATACTGA
- a CDS encoding winged helix-turn-helix domain-containing protein, with product MNRELSATGPAYLYDLVADDLARRIETGELAVNTPLPAEQTLARQYGVSLGTCRHATKVLRDRGLVRTIPSKGTFVAERPNRAAVYCFEPYLVA from the coding sequence GTGAACAGAGAACTCTCCGCCACCGGCCCCGCCTACCTCTACGACCTCGTCGCCGACGACCTGGCCCGTCGCATCGAGACGGGGGAGCTCGCGGTCAACACGCCGCTGCCGGCCGAACAGACGCTCGCCCGGCAGTACGGTGTCTCGCTCGGCACCTGCCGCCACGCGACGAAGGTCCTGCGCGACCGTGGGCTCGTGCGCACGATCCCGTCCAAGGGCACCTTCGTCGCCGAGCGGCCCAACCGCGCGGCCGTCTACTGCTTCGAGCCGTACCTCGTGGCCTAG
- a CDS encoding MFS transporter has product MPADLRGSAVINARIDRLPGWGLPKAAFAILGIAYFVDIYDVSIVGYSLPVLKEHFHLTATQVTVMLTGNLVATALGAILFGFLGDILGRQRSFFLGLGALTVTALLTAIAWDTPSLLVFRVLSGFATGGGIAVVTALVQEFSPAARRGKYLAYNVFWSGVAAVAAAFLSTALVPVANVGWRILFGVGAVALVLMFFTREPIIPESPRWLATRGRLDEADRITTALERRMAAAGHALPAVPDVPPDAEGEKFPLRLLFRPPYLQRLLVVIGFWFGVQWSVRATITFQPTILTEFGLSLSSGTMLLAIGTLAGVATYCVMPFVIDRVERKKLIVLGLALATLSPLLVTVTSGHPAAVVLGSVLTQVAGPILFVPGFSYAAEVFPTHARASGGSLAGGLGQTGGVLQSVVLVAVAAAGPHVSMLVLAAGYVFAALIIFYLAIPTTGRSLTAISAGRDSAERVRA; this is encoded by the coding sequence TTGCCAGCCGATCTCCGCGGCAGCGCCGTGATCAACGCCCGCATCGACCGCCTCCCCGGCTGGGGACTGCCGAAGGCCGCGTTCGCGATCCTCGGCATCGCGTACTTCGTCGACATCTATGACGTGTCGATCGTGGGCTACTCGCTGCCCGTGCTGAAAGAGCACTTCCACCTGACGGCAACCCAGGTGACGGTCATGCTGACCGGAAATCTCGTGGCCACCGCGCTCGGCGCGATCCTGTTCGGGTTCCTCGGCGACATCCTGGGCAGGCAACGGTCGTTCTTCCTCGGCCTCGGCGCGTTGACCGTGACCGCGCTGCTGACCGCGATCGCCTGGGACACCCCGTCGCTGCTGGTGTTCCGCGTGCTGTCGGGGTTCGCCACCGGCGGCGGGATCGCGGTGGTGACCGCGCTGGTGCAGGAGTTCTCCCCGGCCGCGCGGCGCGGGAAGTACCTCGCCTACAACGTGTTCTGGTCCGGAGTGGCCGCGGTGGCCGCCGCGTTCCTGTCGACCGCGCTGGTGCCGGTGGCGAACGTCGGGTGGCGGATCCTGTTCGGCGTCGGGGCGGTCGCGCTGGTGCTGATGTTCTTCACCCGGGAGCCGATCATCCCGGAGTCGCCGCGCTGGCTGGCCACCCGCGGGCGGCTGGACGAGGCCGACCGCATCACGACCGCGCTGGAGCGCCGGATGGCGGCGGCCGGGCACGCGCTGCCCGCGGTCCCGGACGTGCCGCCGGACGCCGAGGGCGAGAAGTTCCCGCTGCGCCTGTTGTTCCGCCCGCCCTACCTGCAGCGCCTGCTGGTGGTGATCGGGTTCTGGTTCGGGGTGCAGTGGTCGGTGCGGGCGACGATCACGTTCCAGCCGACGATCCTCACCGAGTTCGGGCTGTCCCTGTCGAGCGGGACGATGCTGCTGGCGATCGGGACGCTGGCCGGGGTCGCGACCTACTGCGTCATGCCGTTCGTGATCGACCGGGTGGAGCGCAAGAAGCTGATCGTGCTGGGCCTGGCTCTGGCGACGCTGAGCCCGCTGCTGGTCACGGTCACCTCCGGCCACCCGGCCGCGGTGGTGCTCGGGTCGGTGCTGACGCAGGTCGCGGGGCCGATCCTGTTCGTGCCCGGCTTCTCCTACGCGGCGGAGGTGTTCCCGACGCACGCCCGCGCGAGCGGCGGTTCGCTGGCCGGCGGGCTGGGCCAGACCGGCGGGGTGCTGCAGTCGGTGGTGCTGGTGGCGGTCGCCGCGGCGGGCCCGCACGTGTCGATGCTGGTGCTCGCCGCCGGGTACGTGTTCGCCGCGCTGATCATCTTCTACCTGGCCATCCCGACGACGGGCCGTTCCCTGACGGCGATCAGCGCCGGGCGGGACTCGGCGGAGCGGGTGCGGGCATGA
- a CDS encoding helix-turn-helix domain-containing protein gives MEEALDARLRALATRVRRLRRDRDLSQADLADRAGVSRSVIAELERSRLAQGSPRPTRNITLDTLFRLAEAMGVHPAELLDDRDR, from the coding sequence ATGGAGGAGGCACTGGACGCCCGGCTGCGGGCACTGGCAACGCGTGTCCGGCGGCTGCGGCGGGACCGGGACCTGAGCCAGGCCGACCTCGCGGACCGGGCCGGGGTGTCCCGCTCGGTGATCGCCGAACTCGAACGTTCGAGACTCGCGCAAGGCTCCCCCCGCCCGACGCGCAACATCACGCTCGACACACTGTTCCGCCTGGCCGAGGCAATGGGAGTGCACCCGGCGGAACTGCTGGACGACCGGGACCGGTGA